Proteins found in one Magnolia sinica isolate HGM2019 chromosome 5, MsV1, whole genome shotgun sequence genomic segment:
- the LOC131246933 gene encoding pathogenesis-related protein PR-1-like — MATAKSLLCLFWATFLLLSSLLTPVPAQTQRRATDPTPEATTIEQFLNPQNEVRMRHGLPPLEWSTKLETFARWYAGQRQDDCALIHSVGDLGENLFRGSGRHWKPSDAVAAWAAEESIYDYKSNQCSQNKVACTTHS; from the coding sequence ATGGCCACAGCCAAGTCCCTTCTTTGTTTGTTCTGGGCaaccttccttctcctttcctctctCCTCACTCCAGTTCCAGCACAAACACAAAGACGGGCCACAGATCCAACACCAGAAGCCACCACAATCGAGCAATTTCTCAACCCACAGAATGAGGTCAGGATGCGACACGGCCTCCCTCCCCTCGAATGGAGTACCAAGCTGGAAACGTTCGCAAGGTGGTACGCTGGCCAAAGGCAGGACGACTGTGCTTTGATTCATTCAGTGGGAGACTTGGGAGAGAACCTCTTTCGAGGAAGTGGGAGGCATTGGAAGCCATCAGATGCAGTTGCTGCTTGGGCTGCAGAGGAATCCATCTACGACTATAAATCAAATCAATGCTCACAGAACAAAGTTGCCTGCACTACACACAGTTGA
- the LOC131245434 gene encoding transcription repressor OFP5-like, translating into MKWGRKKSSGLSLPHLFPIPWLSKLKLMGGKTKPQPAKSKQKPKPKSPQNSSIPVCFRSSSRPSDCGFRSVSDVSFSPEIFNRRMDRNLTGLVDPEDDFWRFSFRNKRFECRESLGSFEDELAFQFSNCGSCRSSGKAGRKDFDLRKRCNHLSVKFEMSPQNQSSENDEDWNKMRFEHRRRLLRKHRKSRRADGRILAAAEEVITYREESVQEDQRSQKQDPKISESDQTDRVHSPNSIKSCRKTEQEEIQKSTALDSQKPDQQITKDEDGIPRSISSDSEQKSSNDQAIRDLRLRRKIRQRSKGGPNSPRTASRNDMCKIRALENLKKAKKKKERETDICRSFENYAVVKSSFDPQKDFRESMVDMISENGIERPEELESLLACYLSLNSDEYGDLIVKEFQQVWMDLNFGQRPLNSKARAE; encoded by the coding sequence ATGAAATGGGGAAGAAAGAAATCATCTGGCCTTTCGCTTCCTCACCTCTTTCCAATTCCATGGCTTTCGAAGCTCAAGCTGATGGGAGGCAAAACCAAACCCCAACCTGCAAAATCCAAgcaaaaacccaaacccaaatcaCCCCAGAACTCATCCATACCTGTTTGTTTCAGGTCCTCCTCTCGGCCATCTGACTGCGGCTTCCGTTCCGTCTCCGACGTCTCCTTCTCGCCGGAAATTTTCAACAGGAGGATGGACCGGAACCTGACCGGATTGGTCGATCCGGAAGATGATTTCTGGAGATTCTCCTTCCGTAACAAGAGGTTTGAATGCAGGGAGAGCTTAGGGAGCTTCGAAGACGAGCTTGCATTTCAGTTCTCGAATTGTGGCAGCTGCAGATCGAGCGGTAAAGCTGGAAGAAAAGATTTTGATCTTAGGAAGAGGTGCAACCATTTATCAGTGAAATTCGAGATGTCTCCGCAAAATCAAAGTTCTGAGAACGATGAAGACTGGAATAAAATGAGATTCGAGCATCGAcggaggctacttaggaaacatAGGAAATCGAGAAGAGCAGATGGAAGAATTTTAGCAGCAGCAGAAGAAGTTATTACATATAGAGAAGAATCGGTTCAAGAAGATCAGAGATCTCAAAAACAAGATCCAAAGATCTCGGAATCGGATCAAACGGACAGGGTCCATTCGCCGAATTCAATAAAATCATGCCGGAAAACAGAACAGGAAGAAATTCAGAAATCGACAGCTCTGGATTCACAGAAACCAGATCAGCAAATCACAAAAGATGAAGATGGAATTCCACGCAGTATTTCATCAGATTCAGAGCAAAAATCATCAAACGATCAGGCAATTAGAGATCTCAGGCTGAGGAGGAAAATCAGACAAAGATCGAAAGGCGGACCGAATTCTCCGAGGACTGCTTCAAGGAACGACATGTGTAAGATAAGAGCTCTGGAGAATCTAAAGAAagcgaagaagaagaaggagagggaaacaGATATATGCAGATCATTCGAGAATTACGCTGTGGTGAAGAGCTCCTTCGATCCACAGAAAGATTTCAGAGAATCGATGGTGGACATGATCTCAGAGAATGGGATCGAACGGCCAGAAGAGCTCGAGAGTCTCTTGGCTTGCTATCTGTCGTTGAATTCGGATGAGTATGGCGACCTCATTGTGAAGGAATTTCAGCAGGTATGGATGGATTTGAATTTTGGACAGAGACCGTTGAATAGCAAAGCTAGAGCTGAGTAA